In Fragaria vesca subsp. vesca unplaced genomic scaffold, FraVesHawaii_1.0 scf0513160_u, whole genome shotgun sequence, a single window of DNA contains:
- the LOC101304352 gene encoding protein kish-A-like isoform 2, protein MSALFNFQGFLAVVLLVICTCTYVKIAYPPLLVKKDGFRGLFWKAARIGERLSPWVAVGCLIMGVLILF, encoded by the exons ATG TCGGCGCTCTTCAATTTTCAAGGCTTTCTAGCAGTGGTGCTATTGGTAATCTGTACCTGCACATATGTGAAAATTGCATATCCACCGCTTCTTGTGAAGAAAGATGG GTTCCGTGGTTTATTTTGGAAGGCGGCCAGAATAG GTGAGCGCTTAAGCCCCTGGGTGGCCGTGGGGTGCCTCATAATGGGCGTGTTAATTCTTTTTTAG
- the LOC101304062 gene encoding pre-mRNA-splicing factor ATP-dependent RNA helicase PRP16-like: MENKGNTEAIKLDKTTATLEPEKSSGGGLFVPGKDRVVYRPPERKSLLGLDVLAIAKREESKAEGGFKAPKDRVTSVVASLEEEENNSESGIIDDTGDDISTGVRSHSKRRYRGISANDTPRTESTVTEDGQVDDRYKSRYSGERFRTDVSASPSGSYHSVRSQISYNRDDRGSERRDYRGRSDRDDHDSERRDYQDSSRGDSWRERKRYGSDNKDYNGRREERGRYEQDYGGEYERKRGRYEGSRRTPGRSDWDDGRWEWEETPRRDGYSNTSRHHQPSRSPMLLGASPDARLVSPWLGGTTPRSGSGASPWDHISPSPVPIRASGYSSRSSSLKPGARSHHLTFTSENSQSFQGGEAVNSDLAGENNYEISESMHAEMEYNSDRAWYDREEGNTMYDTSDSSSLFFGDDASFQKKEAELAKRLVRRDGTKMSLAQSKKMSQMTADNAQWEDRQLLRSGAVRGTEVQTEFDDEDERKVILLVHDTKPPFLDGRVVYTKQAEPIMPIKDPTSDMAIISRKGSTLVREIHEKQSSNKSRQRFWELAGSKLGDILGVEKTEEQVDADTAKVGEDGEIDFKEDAKFAQHMKNDQAVSDFAMSKTLAQQRQYLPIYSVRDELLQVIRENQVIVVVGETGSGKTTQLTQYLYEDGYTVGGIVGCTQPRRVAAMSVAKRVSEEMETELGDKVGYAIRFEDVTGPNTIIKYMTDGVLLRETLRDSDLDKYRIVVMDEAHERSLNTDVLFGILKKVVAQRRDFKLIVTSATLNAQKFSNFFGSVPIFHIPGRTFPVNILYSKTPCEDYVEGAVKQAMTIHITSPPGDILIFMTGQDEIEAACYSLAERMEQLISSSNKAVPKLLILPIYSQLPADLQAKIFQKAEDGARKCIVATNIAETSLTVDGIFYVIDTGYGKMKVYNPRMGMDALQVFPVSRAAADQRAGRAGRTGPGTCYRLYTENAYLNEMLPSPVPEIQRTNLGNVVLLLKSLKVENLLDFDFMDPPPQDNILNSMYQLWVLGALNNVGGLTDLGWKMVEFPLDPPLAKMLLMGAELGCLDEVLTIVSMLSVPSVFFRPKDRAEESDAAREKFSIPESDHLTLYNVYQQWKQHQYRGDWCGDHYLHVKGLRKAREVRSQLLEILKTLKIPLTTCWPDTDVVRKAICSAYFHNSARLKGVGEYVNSRTGMPCHLHPSSALYGMGCTPDYVVYHELILTTKEYMQCATAVEPQWLAELGPMFFSVKDSDTSLLEHKKRQKEEKTAMEQEMENLRKAQAEEEIENKQKEKQKRSKQQQQISMPGLSKRSSTYLRPKKLGL, encoded by the exons ATGGAG AATAAAGGAAACACTGAAGCTATTAAGCTGGACAAGACCACGGCGACATTGGAACCTGAGAAGAGCAGCGGCGGGGGATTGTTTGTTCCTGGGAAGGATCGAGTTGTGTATAGGCCTCCGGAGCGGAAATCGCTCTTAG GTTTAGATGTCCTTGCTATTGCAAAACGAGAAGAGTCTAAGGCTGAGGGTGGATTCAAAGCCCCAAAAGATAGAGTTACTTCTGTTGTGGCATCTctagaggaggaggaaaatAACTCTGAGTCTGGTATAATAGATGACACAGGTGATGATATATCCACTGGTGTACGCAGTCACAGTAAGAGGCGATATCGTGGAATATCTGCAAACGATACACCTCGAACAG AAAGTACGGTAACAGAAGATGGACAAGTTGATGATAGGTACAAGTCTCGTTATTCTGGTGAACGTTTTCGGACAGAT GTTTCGGCCTCGCCTAGCGGAAGTTACCACAGTGTTAGGTCACAAATTTCGTATAACAGGGATGATCGTGGTAGTGAGAGACGAGATTACAGGGGTAGGTCTGACAGGGACGACCATGATAGTGAGAGAAGAGATTATCAAGATAGTAGTAGGGGCGATAGTTGGAGGGAGAGAAAACGATATGGTAGTGATAATAAGGATTATAATGGTCGAAGAGAAGAACGTGGCCGATATGAACAAGATTATGGTGGAGAATACGAAAGAAAGCGGGGTAGATACGAAGGTTCAAGGAGGACACCTG GCCGGTCTGATTGGGATGATGGGAGATGGGAATGGGAAGAGACACCACGACGTGATGGTTACTCTAATACCAGTAGGCATCATCAACCATCACGGTCCCCTATGCTACTTGGGGCCTCACCTGATGCACGGCTAGTATCTCCTTGGTTGGGTGGAACTACACCTCGTTCTG GTTCTGGTGCTTCTCCGTGGGATCACATATCTCCATCTCCAGTTCCAATACGTGCGTCTGGATACTCATCCAGATCTTCAAGTTTGAAACCTGGTGCAAGGTCCCATCACCTCACatttacttctgaaaattcGCAATCCTTCCAG GGTGGAGAAGCAGTTAATTCTGATTTGGCTGGAGAAAACAATTATGAAATTAGTGAAAGCATGCATGCAGAGATGGAATACAATTCTGATCGGGCATG GTATGATAGAGAAGAAGGCAATACAATGTATGATACGAGTGATAGCTCATCACTGTTTTTCGGGGATGATGCTTCTTTTCAAAAGAAGGAAGCAGAGTTGGCAAAAAGGCTG GTTCGAAGAGATGGAACAAAGATGAGCCTTGCTCAGAGCAAAAAGATGTCCCAAATGACTGCTGATAACGCGCAGTGGGAGGATCGCCAACTTTTGAGATCCGGTGCTGTTAGAGGTACTGAGGTGCAGACGGAATTTGACGATGAAGACGAACGCAAAGTTATTCTTCTTGTACACG ATACAAAACCTCCTTTCCTGGATGGCCGAGTTGTTTATACCAAGCAAGCAGAGCCTATAATGCCAATAAAAGATCCTACGTCTGATATGGCCATAATTTCACGCAAAGGGTCTACTTTGGTTAGGGAAATTCATGAGAAGCAAAGTTCTAACAAATCACGACAACGTTTTTGGGAGCTTGCAGGTTCAAAACTTGGGGATATCCTTGGTGTTGAGAAAACAGAGGAGCAG GTTGATGCAGATACTGCTAAAGTAGGTGAGGATGGGGAGATTGATTTCAAAGAAGATGCTAAGTTTGCCCAACATATGAAGAATGATCAAGCTGTCAGTGATTTTGCAATGTCAAAAACCCTCGCACAGCAACGACAGTATTTACCCATATATTCTGTGCGGGATGAGTTGTTGCAG GTAATTCGAGAAAACCAAGTTATCGTTGTTGTCGGAGAAACTGGTTCTGGAAAAACAACTCAGCTGACACAG TATCTGTATGAAGATGGATACACAGTAGGTGGTATAGTAGGATGCACACAACCGAGGCGTGTGGCAGCCATGAGTGTTGCCAAAAGAGTTAGTGAGGAAATGGAGACTGAACTTGGTGATAAAGTTGGCTATGCTATTCGTTTTGAGGATGTTACTGGGCCAAATACCATAATAAAG TATATGACTGATGGAGTTCTTTTGCGCGAAACGCTAAGGGATTCTGACCTTGACAAGTATCG TATAGTTGTGATGGATGAAGCCCATGAAAGGTCTCTAAACACAGACGTGCTATTTGGGATTTTGAAAAAAGTGGTTGCCCAACGACGTGATTTCAAGCTGATTGTGACATCTGCAACTCTAAATGCGCAgaagttttcaaatttctttggAAG TGTACCGATCTTTCACATTCCTGGGAGAACATTTCCTGTTAATATACTGTACAGTAAAACACCCTGCGAAGATTATGTGGAAGGTGCAGTAAAGCAGGCCATGACCATTCATATCACCAGCCCTCCAGGTGATATCCTCATCTTCATGACTGGCCAAGATGAGATTGAGGCTGCCTGTTATTCCCTTGCAGAGCGGATGGAACAACTTATCTCCTCCTCTAATAAAGCGGTGCCAAAACTGTTGATACTTCCTATATATTCACAGTTGCCTGCTGACCTGCAAGCGAAGATATTCCAAAAAGCGGAAGATGGGGCTCGCAAATGTATTGTAGCAACCAATATTGCAGAGACCTCTCTGACTGTCGATGGAATCTTTTACGTCATCGACACTGGTTATGGAAAAATGAAAGTATACAACCCTAGAATGGGTATGGATGCTCTTCAAGTTTTCCCTGTTAGTCGTGCTGCTGCTGACCAGCGTGCTGGGCGGGCGGGTAGAACTGGTCCAGGAACATGTTATCGGCTGTACACAGAGAATGCATACCTGAATGAAATGCTCCCAAGTCCTGTGCCAGAAATCCAGAGGACTAACCTTGGTAACGTGGTGTTGTTGCTCAAGTCACTTAAGGTTGAAAACCTTCtggattttgatttcatgGATCCACCTCCCCAAGACAATATTCTCAATTCTATGTATCAGTTGTGGGTCTTAGGTGCTCTTAACAATGTGGGGGGCTTAACAGATCTTGGCTGGAAAATGGTGGAGTTTCCATTGGACCCTCCACTTGCTAAAATGCTCTTGATGGGTGCTGAGCTGGGATGCTTAGATGAGGTTTTGACAATTGTGTCCATGCTGTCAGTGCCATCAGTATTCTTTAGGCCCAAAGATAGGGCAGAGGAGAGTGATGCGGCACGAGAGAAATTCTCTATTCCTGAATCTGATCACTTGACACTGTATAACGTTTACCAGCAGTGGAAACAACATCAGTATCGAGGGGACTGGTGTGGTGACCATTACTTGCATGTTAAAGGGTTGCGAAAGGCTAGAGAGGTGAGATCCCAGCTGCTAGAGATCTTGAAGACACTGAAGATCCCACTGACGACTTGTTGGCCTGATACTGATGTTGTTAGAAAAGCTATCTGCTCTGCATACTTCCACAATTCTGCTAGATTGAAGGGTGTGGGAGAGTATGTTAATTCTAGAACGGGGATGCCATGCCATCTACACCCGAGCAGTGCTCTTTATGGTATGGGATGCACTCCAGACTATGTCGTTTATCATGAACTGATTTTGACTACCAAGGAGTACATGCAGTGTGCCACTGCAGTGGAGCCACAGTGGTTGGCGGAGTTGGGACCCATGTTCTTCTCTGTGAAGGATTCAGATACATCGCTATTGGAGCATAAGAAGAGacagaaggaagagaagacaGCTATGGAGCAAGAAATGGAGAATCTGAGAAAGGCTCAAGCAGAGGAGGAGATAGAAAACAAGCAGaaggagaaacaaaaaagatccaagcagcagcagcaaattTCAATGCCTGGTCTGAGCAAGCGCTCTTCCACATATTTAAGGCCGAAGAAACTTGGCTTGtaa